The following DNA comes from Cryobacterium psychrophilum.
CTGCCGTTGTCGAGGCCGAGCGTCAGCGTCGCCGGGCCGCCGAACGAGCGAAGTAGGCGTCAGGGACCGCGTCCCGGTGCAGGCAACCGTTAGGCGGCCGCTCCGGGCACCCGATACGTACGCTCGTGGTACAGCAGCGCCTCGTCGTCGGTGCCGATGCCGCCACCTTCAACCTGTACGACCACGACGGCACTGTTGTGCACGAACATACGCTCGACGATACGTCCCACCATCCACGAGGTGACGTCGTTGAGCACGGGCAGTCCGTACGGTCCGGCGTGCCAGTGGTCCCCAACAAATCGCTGCTCGTGGGGGCCGGCGAGCTTTTCGGCCAGGCTTCGGTTGCGGGCGCCGAGCATGTGGATGATGACGCGGTCGTTGTCCACGATGGCCGGCCACGTGCTCGCCGACCGGGCCATGTTGAACGTGGCCAGCGGCGGCACCGCCGAGAGGGAGGCCAGGCTCGTGGCGGTGAAACCCGCAGGGGTTCCGTCGGCCGCGACGGTGGTAACGGCGGCCACACCGGCGGCATGTCGTCGAAACGCATGTTTGAAAGCCGCGAGGTCGAGCGGTGCATTGGGGTCTGACTCCAGCGGGGGAGTCGTGGAAGCGTCGGTAAACCGGGACGCGGTCGTATCATTCATCTCTATCCACAATCTGTTCGATACCCACACTATTCCCGGCGTCAAATGTTCGCCGATAGGCTGGAGTCGATGATTCAGACTATTGACCTCCGCGGAACCCCGAAAACGCCCGCCGCTCTCCTCGCCGCGGTGCCTCGAGCACTGACCAGTGTCACCTCGGCGACCGATATCGCTGCCGAGCTGATCGATGACGTTCGGGCGAGGGGGAAAGTCGCACTGCTCGACCAGGCCGAACGCCTCGATCGCGTGCGGCCGGAGCAGGTTCGCGTGCCGGACTCTGACTTTGCCGATGCGGTGGCCGAGCTCGACCCGGCCGTGCGGGCCGCCGTCGAGGAGACCATTCGCCGGGTACGCCTCGCGAGTGCTGCCCAGGTTCCTCCCATGGTGACAACCACGGTTGACGCCGGCGCGACCATCACCCAGCGCTGGCAGCCCGTCAACCGGGTAGGACTCTACGTTCCGGCAGGAAAGGCCGTCTACCCGTCGAGCGTCGTCATGAACGTTGTTCCGGCGCAGATCGCCGGCGTCTCGTCGATTGCCCTCGCCTCCCCTCCGCAGAGCCGCTTCGGCGGACGCGTCCACCCGACCATCCTCGCCGTCGCAGCCCTGCTCGGGGTTGACGAGGTCTACGCCATGGGCGGCGCCGGTGCCATCGGCGCCCTCGCCTACGGCGTCCCGGACCTCGGGCTGGAGCCCGTGCAGATCGTCACGGGACCCGGCAACGTGTATGTGGCCGCGGCCAAGCGACTCGTTAGAGGCCAGGCCGGAATCGACTCGGAGGCCGGACCCACCGACATCCTGGTGATTGCCGACGAGACCGCCGACCCGCTGCTCGTGGCAGCGGACCTCGTGAGCCAGGCCGAGCACGATGAACTGGCCGCGGCCGTTCTCGTGACGGACTCGGTCGCTCTCGCCGACGCCGTTTCGGCACGCCTCGGCGTGCTCGCGGCATCCACGACCCACAGCGAACGCGTCACGGCGGCACTCACCGGCACACAGTCGGCCATCGTGCTCGTCGACGACCTTCTCGTGGCGGCGGGCTTCAGTAACGCGTTCGGCCCCGAGCACCTGGAAATTCAGACCAGGGAGCCGGAGGTGGTCCTGGCATCGATTCACAACGCCGGCGCCATTTTCCTGGGTGCGCACTCGCCGGTCAGCCTCGGTGACTACTCCGCTGGATCCAACCATGTGTTGCCGACCGGGGGACAATCACGGTTCTCGTCAGCGCTCGGGGCCTACACGTTCCTCCGCCCGCAACAGATCGTCACCTACAGTCGAGAGGCCCTGCGCGCCGTCTCCGCGAACATCGCTGCCTTCTCCGACGCGGAGAACCTTCCGGCCCACGGTGACGCGGTCACCGCCCGGTTCGCACAGGACTGAAGGCAGGCGCGATAGGCTGGGTACACTATGTTTTGTCCGTTCTGTCGTCACCCAGACTCCCGAGTCATAGACTCGCGTACGAGCGACGATGGACTGTCCATTCGCCGCCGCCGCCAATGCCCCGAGTGCGGACGTCGCTTCAGCACAACCGAAACGGCAAGCCTCAACATCATCAAGCGCAGCGGTGTGGTTGAGCCCTTCAGCCGCGAAAAGATCGTGACCGGGGTGCGCAAGGCCTGCCAGGGGCGACCGGTGACCGACTCCGACCTCGCCATGCTGGCGCAGAAGGTCGAGGAGACCATTCGGCAGACCGGCGCGTCACAGATCGACGCGAACGATATCGGTCTCGCGATTCTTCCGCCTCTTCAAAAGCTTGACGAGGTGGCGTACATGCGGTTCGCGAGTGTATACCAGGGCTTCAGTTCCCTCGAAGACTTCGAGGGTGCCATTGCCCAGCTGCGCCGCGAACACGCGAGTGCTGCAGACAGCGCCGCCGCGGCATCCGCTGCCGAGCGGCCCTAACCCGAGACGGCGCATGTACCCCCTTTTCTTTTCCCTCGTACTCAGCCGCCTTGACCCGGAACGCGCCCACCACCTCGCCTTCGCCGTGATCAAGCGCCTGCCGCTGCCGGGAGTCGGCACGCTCGTTGCGCGCCTTACCGCACCACGCACAGACCTCGGCGTGCACGCGCTCGGACTCCACTTCCGATCGCCCTTTGGTGTTGCCGCCGGCTTCGACAAGGACGGCGAAGCCGTGCTCGGCCTCGGTCACCTGGGATTCGGTCACGTGGAAGTTGGAACGCTCACGGCCATCGCCCAGCCCGGAAATCCGCGGCCGCGCCTGTTCAGGCTCATCGCCGATCGCGCCGTGATCAACCGCATGGGGTTCAACAATGGGGGAGCGCTGGCTGCCGTACCGAGGCTCACGCGCATTCGGCAGGCGCCCGGCAGACCGGTGCTCGGAATCAACATCGGCAAGAGCCGGGTCACGTCGGTCGATGACGCGACCGACGACTACCTCACGAGCACCCGACTGCTCGCTCCCCTCGCCGACTACCTCGTCGTCAACGTCAGTTCGCCAAATACTCCCGGACTGCGCGGCCTGCAGGAACTCGACAGACTCGCCCCCCTCCTGACCGCCGTGAAGGCTCATGCGGGTGCGACTCCGCTGCTCGTGAAGATAGCCCCCGATCTCAGCGACGACGAGGTGACCCGCATCTCAGAGCTCGCCGTGTCCCTCGGGCTCGACGGGATCATCGCCACCAACACCACGCTGTCGCGGTCACAGCTGAAAACGGATGCCGCTACCGTGGAAGCCGCAGGGGCCGGCGGCCTCTCCGGAGCACCACTCGCGGAACGTTCCCTCGCCGTTCTCCGGCTGATCCGTACCGTCGTCCCCGATACCTTTTGCGTTATCTCGGTAGGCGGCGTCGAAACGGCCGAGCAGGTTGCCGAGCGCCTCGCGGCCGGCGCTACTCTCGTGCAGGGCTACACGGCGTTCCTCTACCGCGGCCCGCTCTGGGCTCGGCAGATCAACCGCGGCCTGGACCGACTGCTCGCCTGAGCTGGCGTGACGCGAGCCGGCTCGGGGCCGACTCAGAGCAGGTTGAACTTGGCGAGCTGGTTCGCGAGGCTGGAACCGTCCGGTCCGTACACCCACGGGATGTCAGCCGTTCCCTCGATCTCGTCTTTGGAACGGCTCCCGGCAAGCACGGCCTCGCTCGGAGAGAGCTGGCGAATCGCCACCGCCGCCACACTGCCGGGGAACTCGTGCACGAACTCGTTGTAGATGGCTTCGTCGTGCTGCCCGTCATCCCCGACGAGGATCCAGCGCATGTGCGGAAACTCCAGGGCCAGGCGGCGCAGATTGCCGCGCTTGTGCTCGCGCCCACTGCGAAACAGGCGGTCGTGGGTTGGCCCCCAATCGGTGAGCAGTAGCGCACCGGCCGGGTACAGGTTTCGGGACAGAAAACGGGTCAGCGTCGGTGCCACGTTCCAGGCGCCGGTTGAGAGGTAGATGAGCGGTGCGCCCGGAGAGGCAGAGGCGAGGCGTTCCAGAAAAACGGCCATTCCCGGCGTGGGAACCCGCGCATGCTCATCGAGGACAAAGGTATTCCAGGCCGCCAGGAGCGGGCGCGGAAGAGTTGTCACCATGACGGTGTCGTCGACGTCGGACACGATTCCACGTGCTGTGCCGGGATCCACGATGAACAAGGGCGCCTCCTGAACGGCGGAATCCTCGGTGTGGAGGCGGGCAACATGCCAACCGGGTACGAGCGAGACCGGTACGACCGCATCGACCACGCCGCCGCGATCCGCCTCTACCTCGTGGCGTTGGCCGTCGATCTCAATAACCACCGTGACAGCCTTCACGGGCACGCTCGTGAAGCTGCGCCAGCCACGGATACCGGCATCGCGTCCATCGCTGCGTGGCTTCTTCTTCGGGGGCGCGGCACCGGCCTTATCCGGCCTGGCCAGGAGAACGCGACAGAGGATGCGCACCCAGCCGGTCGATCCATAACCGGTGAACGGGATAACCGTCGGTCGATACCCACGCTTGCGGGCGCAAACCTCTCGGCGGTCGTGCAGCCAGTCTTCGATTCGCGCCGCTCGGTGCATCATCTGAGCGGGAGTGAGCGCGATCGGCGTCTTGTCTCGGGACTCTGGCACCCCTTCAGTCTCTCACGTGCGGGGCCACAGCTGGCGCTCGCGCCCCGTTGAGCCCCGAAATAGGGATGCGCCGTGCAGCCGCATAGTATGGGCACTCATGTACTAAGGGGGAGTTATGTCGCACGTCGACTTTTTTGGTGAGGGCAGCATCGCCCCCGGTGCTCAGGGACGGGCGGAGCCGATACAGCAGCGCAGCGCCGCTCGGCTGTCCGGACTGCTCGACGCGGCGGCATCCGTTGTGGACGAGGTCGGTTTTGATCGGATCACAACGGCCATGATTGCCGAACGCGCCGGCGCATCAATCGGCACGGTCTACCGCTACTATCCCGACCGGGTTGCGGTGCTCAACGCTCTGCACGAGCGCGCGGTGCTGCGCCTGCGCGAACGCGTGCTCAAGGAGTACAGCGCGAACAAGCCGGAGACGTGGTGGGACGCCGTTGACGGCGCGATCACCGCTTTCGTGGGCCTGTATCGCTCAGAACCGGGCTTTCGCATTCTCAATTTCACCGATCGTGAGGGTCCGGGGATCGGGGAAGAATCCGAACTCGAGTCCGTGTCGTTCGCCCGCGAGCTGGCCACGGTTTTCGCTGAGGAATTCGCTGTGCCGCGGGAACCCGAGTTCACTTTTCGGCTTGAAGTGGCCCTGGAACTGGCCGATGCATTGCTGTCCCGTGCCTTTCAGGTTGACCAGCTCGGCGACGAGCGTTTCATCGCGGAATGCCGACGCGTGCTGTACGCATATCTCTCCAGCTTCTACGGGCCAAACGAACAGCTGAACTTCGACGCGGCCAGCTAGCTTGCTCCGTGCGGTGAGACAGGGGCAACGCCGGTAGCATGTGGTGGAATCGATGGACTCTCCGGCTCAATACAATGGTGGGGTTGAGAATCTGGTTTCTGTCGATCCGATCCCTGTAAGGAATGAGCCAGCTGCATGATCGAATTTCGTTCGGTAACCAAACAGTTTCCCGATGGCACGGTAGCGGTTGACGACTTCAGCCTGGTTATCCCCTCCCACAAGACCACGGTGCTCGTGGGTTCCTCGGGTTCGGGCAAGACCACGTTACTGCGCATGATCAACCGGATGGTTGACCCCACGAGTGGGTCGGTCGAAATCGACGGCGACAATATTGCGACACTCGCGCCGGTGAAACTGCGCCGCAGCATCGGCTACGTCATGCAGAACTCCGGACTGCTTCCGCACCGCAAGGTGGTCGACAACGTGGCGACTGTACCGCTGCTGCGCGGCGTGCCTCGCCGTCAGGCTCGCGCAGACGCGCTTGAGCTGCTCGACACAGTCGGGCTCGATCGATCGCTGGCCGACCGATACCCCAGTCAGCTGTCCGGTGGCCAGCAGCAGCGCGTTGGCGTGGCGCGCGGCCTGGCCGTCAATCCCAACATCCTGCTCATGGACGAGCCCTTCGGGGCGGTCGACCCCATCGTGCGCGCCGAACTGCAACAGGAACTGCTGCGCCTGCAGCACGAACTCGGAAAGACCGTCGTGTTCGTCACCCACGACATAGACGAGGCCTTCCTGCTCGGCGACCAGGTGGTGATTCTCCGCACCGGCGGACTTATTGCTCAGATCGGGTCGCCGGCCGAGATCCTGGCCAACCCGGCCGACGACTTCGTGGCGAGTTTCGTGGGAGCGGACCGCGGAAAGCGAGTCCTGCACCTGGAATCCCACACGAACGGCGACGTGCTCGTGGATGCCGATGGACGACTGGCCGGCGTACTGGCGCGTGGATCGCACCCGAACGCCGTCCCTGACGAAAAGGCCGGCCCGTACGCGGGACCGGGTGCCCCGGCGCAGGGTGGGGATCCAAGGTGACCTGGATCTGGTCGAACCTCGACCTCATCTGGGATCGCACCCTCGATCACCTGGTGCTCAGCGTGCCCCCGATCATCCTGAGCTTCCTCATTGCGCTGCCCATCGGGTGGAGCGCGCACCAGTACCGTCTCAGCCGCGGTCTCATCCTGACCACCGTGGGGCTGCTCTATGCGATCCCGTCACTGCCCCTATTCATCGTGCTGCCGGCGATCGTCGGTACCAACGCGAGGTCCCCGCTCAACCTGGTCATCGCGCTCACCATTTACGGCGTTGCACTGATGGTGCGCGTTGTTTCGGATGGCCTGGCCTCGGTTGACGCGGATGTCCGCCAATCGGCCACCGCCGTCGGATTCTCCGGCTGGTCCCTGTTCTGGCACGTGCAACTTCCGCTGGCCGGGCCCGTGCTGCTCGCCGGCCTCCGGGTCGTGGCGGTGAGCACGGTGAGCCTGGCGACGGTGGGCGCGGTAATCGGGGTGGCAAGCCTCGGCAGCTTGTTCACGGACGGTTTCCAACGTGGCATCCAGGCCGAGATCGTTGCCGGCATCATCTGCACCGTCCTGCTGGCCCTCGCCTTCGACTGGGGGCTGGTCGGGCTCGGCCGCTTCCTCATGCCGTGGTCGCGCGCAACCCGCCCGCCCGTGGCCCGCTTGGAGGCCGTGAAATGACCGTCTTCCTCGACGCCTTGAATTGGATCCTCGACCCGGAAAACTATCTCGGTGCGGGCGCGATCCCCACCCGCCTGCTGGAGCATCTGGTCTTCACGTTCGTGACGCTGCTGATCGCATCCGCGATCGCCGTACCGCTGGGGTTCCTCATCGGCCACACCGGACGCGGCAGGGGGCTGGCCGTCGCGGTCTCTGGCGGGCTGAGGGCACTGCCGACCCTCGGCCTGCTCACGCTGGTGGCGCTATGGGTCGGCATCGGGCTGGAGGCACCGTACGTGGCACTCACCGTCCTGGCGATCCCGCCGGTGCTGGCCGGCGCGTATACCGGGTTCGAGGCGATCGACCGCGCCACGATCGACGCCGCACGGGCTGTCGGCATGTCTGAGGGGCAGATTGTGCGCAAGGTCGAGATTCCCCTCGGCCTTCCGTTGCTCATGGGCGGGCTTCGGTCGGCGGCACTGCAGGTCGTCGCCACGGCCACGCTGGCGGCGTACGTGGCCGACATCGGCCTTGGCCGGTACCTCTTCACCGGTCTGAAAACCCGAGACTACGCCGAAATGCTGGGCGGCTCGATCCTGGTCATTCTGCTCGCCTTGGCTCTCGAGGGAATTTTTTCAGTGATCCAGCGGGTTGTCGTTCCACAGGGCGTCGCAGTTGGGCGTCCCACAGAAGTCCGGGCCAGGTCATCCAGGCCGCGCCCGGGGATGGAATCCACCATCGCGGAAGGAAGCAAGTAATGTTCACAGCAAAAAGAGGCCGGCTCGCGCTGATCGGCGCGGTCGCGGTTGGGGCCCTCGTAGCCCTTGCAGGGTGTGCGTCCGGTGACCCCCTGGGCAGTGGAAGTAGCGACACGAACGCTGCAGACACCCTGGTTGTCGGTTCGCAGGACTACTACTCGAACGAAATCATCGCCGAGATCTACGCGCAGGCGCTCGAGGCAAACGAGATCACGGTTCAGCGCGACTTCCGAATCGGCCAGCGCGAGGTCTATCTGCCCGACATCGAGGCCGGCAAGATCGATGTGTTCCCCGAGTACACGGGAAGCCTCCTCCAGGCCTTCGACAAGAAGGCGGCCGGCGGCACGGGCGACGAGATCTACGCCCAGCTCCAGGAGGTCCTGCCAAACGGGCTCCGCGTGCTGGACAAGGCGGGTGCGTCCGACCAGAACTCCTGGACCGTGACGCAGGCGTTCGCTGACAAGTACAACCTCACCGACCTCGCGTCGCTGAAGAATGTGACCGAGCCGATCTTCGTCGGCGGAAACGCGGAGCTTGAGACCCGTCCGTTCGGGCTGAATGCGCTCAAGGCGAAGTACGGCATCGAGACCGCCGGATTCCAGCCGATCGAGGATGGCGGCGGCCCGCTGACGGTGAAGGCCCTCGTCGACGATGACATCCAGCTCACCAACATCTACACGGCCAGCCCGAACATCAAGACGGACAAGCTCGTTGCCCTCGAGGACCCCGACGGGCTCTTCTTCGCGGACAACGTCGTGCCGGTGATTTCGGAGAAGGTCACCGACAAGGCCGCGTCGGTACTGAACAAGGTCAGCGCTGCCCTGAGCGCCGATGACCTGGTGAGCCTCAACTCGGAGAGCGTCAACGACCAGAAATCTGCCGAGGACATCGCGTCGGCCTGGCTCGAAAAGGCAAACCTCTTTTAGCAACAACGTTCCACCATCAAACCCCCACACGCGAATATTTATTCGTCGTGTGGGGGTTTGTGCGTTTAGGACTGCAAGAGGACGATGGCCGGAGCGAGCGCGAGCGTGATCGCGGTCGTGAGGGCGCCCGCGGTCGCGAGGCGGGAGAGCGGGGCGGTTCTCGTCATGAGTCGGTGCACACGCGGGGCGACAAGCGCCTGCTCGCGTGACGTGAACACCGGTTCACCCGTTGTGGAACTCGACACAGGCGCGGGGGCCTCTGGCTGCTGGCCCAGGCCCACGAGTGCGATGGCCGTGGCGAGCGTTCGGTCGTCGACGACCCGCCGGGCCCGATCGTCGGCCAGCATCTCCACGAGCAGTGCCACCGCATTCTCGGCACGATTGGCGATGGGAAACCACGGCAGGGCACTGTGCCACGACTTGAAGGCGAGTTGTACGAGGTGATGCTGCTGCCGCAGGTGTGCCTGCTCGTGCTCGATCACGCCACGGAGCTGGTCCGCGTTGAGCAGCCGCAGGAGGCCGTTCGAGAGTACGGTGGCGGAACGAGCTGCTCCGGGGAGGCAATATGCCACCGGTGCCTCGTAATCGATCACACGCATTCCCGGCCGGTTGGGGAGCGGGTCGCTCAGAAGAGCGATCAGGTGATGATGCCGGCGACGCTGGTGCTCGGCACGAAGGAACGTCGCGGCGAGATTGAGAAGGAGATGGGTGCCCAGCAGAAGCGCACCGCACAGCGCGAGAACATGAACGAAGTCCACACCAGAGCTGAGCGTGCCCCCTCGTAGCGAGCCCCAGAGCGCGACCAGTCCGTCGGCGAGGTTGGCTCCGAAGGGGCTGAGACCGTAGCTGAGCAGCGAACCGATCATCGATACGCCGCCCGCGAGGGCGATGCCCTGCCAGAGAGCGAGGGCGACGCCGGGGGAGCGGCCCGGCCAACGGGCATGGGCCAGGAGAACGGGGACCGGCCACGCGAGGGCGAGGGCGAGGGCGCCGAGAATTAGCGCGGAAACGAGCACGGGGGCGGGGGCATCCGGTGTTGCGGCAGCACATTTGCGGGGGTCGGTGCCTCGTGGCCGATCAGCACCTCGTGGAGGATCACGGGCTTGGTGTGGTGACGGTGCCCAGAAGCTCCCGGAGGGTGGCGGCTTCTTCCTGCGTCACATTGCCGATGAACCGTGCGAGGGCCTCGGTGCGGTCAGGTACGGAGCCGAGTACCTGGTGCATGAGCTGGGCCGTGTGTTCGGCCCGGGTCGTCACGCACGTGTACAGGTGGGGGCGGATGCTTCGATCGCGGGTCACGAAGCCCTTGGTCTCCAACCGGGACAGAATGGTCAGAACCGTGGTCGCGGCGAGTGGTTTGGAGCTGGTGGCCGAGCGGGTCGGATCTACGAGGCGATCCCGCAACTCGGTGGCGGCGAGCGGCTGTTCGGTGTCCCAGAGAACGTCCATGATCAATCTCTCGAGTACACCCAGGCTTCCCATGATTCAACTCTACGCGGTCCGGCGGTATTTTCTACGTCTTGTAGACGAGTAGTCTTCTACGCGTCGTAGAAACAGTGCTGGAGGGCATATGAATGAGTGGTTGGACCCCCTGCTCCTCTCGCGGTGGCAATTTGGTCTGACGACCGTTTACCACTTCCTGTTTGTGCCGCTCACCATCGGCATGGCACTGACAGTGGCGATCTTCCAGACCGCGTGGGTTCGCACCGACAAGGCCAAATACCTGCAGCTGACGCACTTCTTCGGCAAGATCTTCCTGATCAACTTCGCCATGGGCGTCGTCACCGGCATCGTGCAGGAGTTCCAGTTCGGCATGAACTGGTCCGACTACTCCCGCTTCGTGGGCGACGTCTTCGGTGCCCCGCTCGCTTTTGAGGGCATCCTCGCTTTCTTCCTCGAGGCCACGTTCATCGGCCTGTGGATCTTCGGCTGGGACAAACTGCCGAAAAAGCTGCACCTCGCCACCATCTGGATGACCGTTATCGGCAGCATCACCTCGGCGTACTTCATCCTTGCGGCGAACGCGTTCATGCAGAACCCGATCGCGTACACGATCAACGCGGAGAAGGGGCGGGCCGAGCTGACCAGCATCGGCGAACTGCTCACCAATCCGATCGCGCTCGCCGCGTTCCCGCACACGATCTTTGCGTGTTTCATGGTGTCGGCGGGCCTGATCATCTCGGTGGCCGCCTGGCACCTGGCACGCAACCAGCATTTCGAGACCATGCGTCCCGCACTCAAATTCGGCATGTGGATGATGATCATCGCCGGCATGGGCACGACACTCGCCGGCGATCAGCTCAGCCTGGTGATGGGCGAGGTGCAGCCGATGAAGATGGCCGCCGCCGAGGCGCTGTACCACACGGCCACGGGAGCCAACGCGTCATTCTCGCTGTTCACCCTCGGCACCCCCGACGGAGTGCACGAACTCTTCTCGATTCGCATTCCCTACCTGCTCTCCTTCCTTTCGACCCACACCTTCGACGGCACGGTAGAAGGCATCAACAACCTTCAGGCGCAGTACATTGCCACCTACGGACCGGGGGACTACACCCCCACAATCTGGATCACCTATTGGGCGTTCCGCTGGATGATCGCCCTCGGGCTCCTGCACATGCTCGTCGCCGTTGTGGGACTTTTCCTCACCCGCAAAGGACGGATGCCGACTCAGAAGTGGGTCTGGAAGCTCGCCATCTGGAGCTTCCCGGCTTCGCTGCTCGCCATGACGGTCGGCTGGGTCTTCACCGAGATGGGCCGACAGCCGTGGCTCGTCTTCGGGCTGCTGAAGACGCAGGACGGCGTCTCGCCCGGCGTCACGGGCGTGGAGATCTTGATTTCACTGATCGCCTTCACGGTGCTCTACGGAATCCTCGCCGTTGTTGAATTCAGGCTCATCCTCAGGGCCGTTCAGAGGGGTCCCGACGACGCGCCGGAACTCGATGAAGAGTCCGGTGACGTCAAGCACGCGGTCACGGTCTACTAGGCGAACGGGTAACACGAACACATCATGGATCTCAATATTCTCTGGTTCTGGATCATCGCTTTCATGTTCATCGGGTACTTCGTACTCGACGGCTTTGACTTCGGGGTTGGCATGTCCCTGCCTTTCCTGGGCAAGGATGACACCGACCGACGGGTGCTGATCAACACGATCGGACCGGTCTGGGACCTCAACGAAACCTGGGTCATCGTGGCAGGGGCATCGCTCTTTGCCGCCTTCCCCGAGTGGTATGCCACCATGTTCAGCGGTTTCTACCTTCCCCTCCTGCTGATTCTGCTGGCCCTCATTGTGCGCGGCGTGTCATTCGAATACCGGCATCAACGCCCCGAGTCCGAGTGGAAGAAATGGTTCGACGCAATGATCATCGTCGGCTCCGCCGTTCCCGCGCTGCTCTGGGGTGTGGCATTCGCCAATGTCGTGCGCGGCGTGCCCCTCGACGCTGACTTCAACTACACGGGCACATTCTTCGATCTACTCAATCCCTACGCACTTCTCGGCGGCCTGACGACGCTCCTGTTGTTCTTCACCCACGGCGTCATTTTTGTGACGCTTAAAACCGAGGGGGACATCCGCGTGCGGGCTCGAAAGCTTGCCTTTCGGGCCGGGGCGGCCACGATCATCGTCGCCGCGGCATTCCTGTTGTGGACCACGTTCGGCTTCGGCACGCTGGCCTCCGGTGTGCTCGCGGCCGGAGCTGCGCTGACCCTGATCGTCTCCTTTGTCGCGAACCTGCGCGGCGCGGAGCGGTGGGCCTTCGCCCTGATGGCCGTCACGATCGGCC
Coding sequences within:
- a CDS encoding flavin reductase family protein — translated: MNDTTASRFTDASTTPPLESDPNAPLDLAAFKHAFRRHAAGVAAVTTVAADGTPAGFTATSLASLSAVPPLATFNMARSASTWPAIVDNDRVIIHMLGARNRSLAEKLAGPHEQRFVGDHWHAGPYGLPVLNDVTSWMVGRIVERMFVHNSAVVVVQVEGGGIGTDDEALLYHERTYRVPGAAA
- the hisD gene encoding histidinol dehydrogenase: MIQTIDLRGTPKTPAALLAAVPRALTSVTSATDIAAELIDDVRARGKVALLDQAERLDRVRPEQVRVPDSDFADAVAELDPAVRAAVEETIRRVRLASAAQVPPMVTTTVDAGATITQRWQPVNRVGLYVPAGKAVYPSSVVMNVVPAQIAGVSSIALASPPQSRFGGRVHPTILAVAALLGVDEVYAMGGAGAIGALAYGVPDLGLEPVQIVTGPGNVYVAAAKRLVRGQAGIDSEAGPTDILVIADETADPLLVAADLVSQAEHDELAAAVLVTDSVALADAVSARLGVLAASTTHSERVTAALTGTQSAIVLVDDLLVAAGFSNAFGPEHLEIQTREPEVVLASIHNAGAIFLGAHSPVSLGDYSAGSNHVLPTGGQSRFSSALGAYTFLRPQQIVTYSREALRAVSANIAAFSDAENLPAHGDAVTARFAQD
- the nrdR gene encoding transcriptional regulator NrdR, whose protein sequence is MFCPFCRHPDSRVIDSRTSDDGLSIRRRRQCPECGRRFSTTETASLNIIKRSGVVEPFSREKIVTGVRKACQGRPVTDSDLAMLAQKVEETIRQTGASQIDANDIGLAILPPLQKLDEVAYMRFASVYQGFSSLEDFEGAIAQLRREHASAADSAAAASAAERP
- a CDS encoding quinone-dependent dihydroorotate dehydrogenase; translation: MYPLFFSLVLSRLDPERAHHLAFAVIKRLPLPGVGTLVARLTAPRTDLGVHALGLHFRSPFGVAAGFDKDGEAVLGLGHLGFGHVEVGTLTAIAQPGNPRPRLFRLIADRAVINRMGFNNGGALAAVPRLTRIRQAPGRPVLGINIGKSRVTSVDDATDDYLTSTRLLAPLADYLVVNVSSPNTPGLRGLQELDRLAPLLTAVKAHAGATPLLVKIAPDLSDDEVTRISELAVSLGLDGIIATNTTLSRSQLKTDAATVEAAGAGGLSGAPLAERSLAVLRLIRTVVPDTFCVISVGGVETAEQVAERLAAGATLVQGYTAFLYRGPLWARQINRGLDRLLA
- a CDS encoding App1 family protein; this encodes MMHRAARIEDWLHDRREVCARKRGYRPTVIPFTGYGSTGWVRILCRVLLARPDKAGAAPPKKKPRSDGRDAGIRGWRSFTSVPVKAVTVVIEIDGQRHEVEADRGGVVDAVVPVSLVPGWHVARLHTEDSAVQEAPLFIVDPGTARGIVSDVDDTVMVTTLPRPLLAAWNTFVLDEHARVPTPGMAVFLERLASASPGAPLIYLSTGAWNVAPTLTRFLSRNLYPAGALLLTDWGPTHDRLFRSGREHKRGNLRRLALEFPHMRWILVGDDGQHDEAIYNEFVHEFPGSVAAVAIRQLSPSEAVLAGSRSKDEIEGTADIPWVYGPDGSSLANQLAKFNLL
- a CDS encoding TetR/AcrR family transcriptional regulator, whose translation is MSHVDFFGEGSIAPGAQGRAEPIQQRSAARLSGLLDAAASVVDEVGFDRITTAMIAERAGASIGTVYRYYPDRVAVLNALHERAVLRLRERVLKEYSANKPETWWDAVDGAITAFVGLYRSEPGFRILNFTDREGPGIGEESELESVSFARELATVFAEEFAVPREPEFTFRLEVALELADALLSRAFQVDQLGDERFIAECRRVLYAYLSSFYGPNEQLNFDAAS
- a CDS encoding ABC transporter ATP-binding protein produces the protein MIEFRSVTKQFPDGTVAVDDFSLVIPSHKTTVLVGSSGSGKTTLLRMINRMVDPTSGSVEIDGDNIATLAPVKLRRSIGYVMQNSGLLPHRKVVDNVATVPLLRGVPRRQARADALELLDTVGLDRSLADRYPSQLSGGQQQRVGVARGLAVNPNILLMDEPFGAVDPIVRAELQQELLRLQHELGKTVVFVTHDIDEAFLLGDQVVILRTGGLIAQIGSPAEILANPADDFVASFVGADRGKRVLHLESHTNGDVLVDADGRLAGVLARGSHPNAVPDEKAGPYAGPGAPAQGGDPR
- a CDS encoding ABC transporter permease, with amino-acid sequence MTWIWSNLDLIWDRTLDHLVLSVPPIILSFLIALPIGWSAHQYRLSRGLILTTVGLLYAIPSLPLFIVLPAIVGTNARSPLNLVIALTIYGVALMVRVVSDGLASVDADVRQSATAVGFSGWSLFWHVQLPLAGPVLLAGLRVVAVSTVSLATVGAVIGVASLGSLFTDGFQRGIQAEIVAGIICTVLLALAFDWGLVGLGRFLMPWSRATRPPVARLEAVK
- a CDS encoding ABC transporter permease, producing the protein MTVFLDALNWILDPENYLGAGAIPTRLLEHLVFTFVTLLIASAIAVPLGFLIGHTGRGRGLAVAVSGGLRALPTLGLLTLVALWVGIGLEAPYVALTVLAIPPVLAGAYTGFEAIDRATIDAARAVGMSEGQIVRKVEIPLGLPLLMGGLRSAALQVVATATLAAYVADIGLGRYLFTGLKTRDYAEMLGGSILVILLALALEGIFSVIQRVVVPQGVAVGRPTEVRARSSRPRPGMESTIAEGSK
- a CDS encoding ABC transporter substrate-binding protein; the protein is MFTAKRGRLALIGAVAVGALVALAGCASGDPLGSGSSDTNAADTLVVGSQDYYSNEIIAEIYAQALEANEITVQRDFRIGQREVYLPDIEAGKIDVFPEYTGSLLQAFDKKAAGGTGDEIYAQLQEVLPNGLRVLDKAGASDQNSWTVTQAFADKYNLTDLASLKNVTEPIFVGGNAELETRPFGLNALKAKYGIETAGFQPIEDGGGPLTVKALVDDDIQLTNIYTASPNIKTDKLVALEDPDGLFFADNVVPVISEKVTDKAASVLNKVSAALSADDLVSLNSESVNDQKSAEDIASAWLEKANLF